Proteins from one Ramlibacter sp. PS4R-6 genomic window:
- a CDS encoding adenosylcobinamide-GDP ribazoletransferase, whose product MDLLRQYLVAVQFFTRVPVTGPLAQWADWSPEQLRASAAHFPGVGWLVALVACMAFALLGVVLHGSVFVPLVAAIGCTIATLLLTGAFHEDGLADVADGLGGSAGREQALAIMKDSRLGTYGVVAVAMALLMKVALLAVLGGQSAAGVLVALFAAHTVSRFAPLVVTSRLPYIGDESTSKSKPLADRIGKRELWIAAMWCVPPLALAVVVRGFAFAIFGVLLVAAAWWAMQRLFVRRLQGFTGDCLGATQQVCEIAFYLGAAIAFAFG is encoded by the coding sequence ATGGACCTGCTGCGCCAGTACCTCGTCGCCGTCCAGTTCTTCACGCGCGTGCCCGTGACCGGGCCGCTCGCGCAGTGGGCCGACTGGTCGCCCGAGCAGCTGCGCGCGAGCGCCGCGCACTTCCCCGGTGTCGGCTGGCTCGTGGCGCTGGTCGCGTGCATGGCCTTCGCGCTGCTCGGCGTGGTGCTTCACGGCAGCGTGTTCGTGCCGCTCGTCGCCGCCATCGGCTGCACCATCGCCACGCTGCTGCTCACCGGCGCCTTCCATGAGGACGGCCTGGCCGACGTCGCCGACGGCCTGGGCGGCAGCGCCGGGCGCGAGCAGGCGCTGGCGATCATGAAGGACTCGCGCCTGGGCACCTACGGCGTCGTCGCGGTCGCCATGGCGCTCCTGATGAAAGTCGCGTTGCTCGCCGTGCTCGGCGGCCAGTCGGCAGCCGGCGTGCTCGTCGCCCTCTTCGCGGCGCACACCGTGTCGCGATTCGCGCCGCTGGTGGTGACGAGCCGCCTGCCCTACATCGGCGACGAAAGCACGAGCAAGAGCAAGCCGCTGGCCGACCGCATCGGCAAGCGCGAGCTGTGGATCGCGGCGATGTGGTGCGTGCCGCCGCTGGCGCTGGCCGTCGTGGTGCGCGGCTTCGCCTTCGCGATCTTCGGCGTACTGCTGGTCGCGGCGGCGTGGTGGGCGATGCAGCGCCTGTTCGTGCGGCGCCTGCAGGGCTTCACCGGCGATTGCCTGGGCGCGACGCAGCAGGTGTGCGAGATCGCGTTCTACCTGGGCGCCGCGATCGCCTTCGCGTTCGGCTGA
- the ilvA gene encoding threonine ammonia-lyase, biosynthetic, producing the protein MKKHLQPADYLKKILNARVYDVAVESALEPAKNLSRRLHNKVLLKREDQQAVFSFKLRGAYNKMAQLPPEQLKRGVICASAGNHAQGVAMSAHRMGVRAVIVMPVTTPQVKVDAVKGLGGEVVLVGDSYSDAYQHALKLQEAQGLTFVHPFDDPDVIAGQGTIAMEILRQHQGPLDAVFVAIGGGGLVSGVASYIKAVRPEIKVIGVQMNDSDAMLRSVTAKKRMTLDDVGLFADGTAVKLVGEETFRLARELVDEFIVVDTDAACAAIKDIFIDTRSIVEPSGALAVAAIKQYVAEKKTKGETYAAILCGANMNFDRLRFVAERAEVGEEREALFAVTMPEERGSFRRFLEVIGALPGGARNVTEFNYRISDASQAHVFVGLTTHGKGESARIASNFIKHGFATVDLTHDDLAKEHVRYMVGGLSPLAHDERLLRFVFPERPGALTKFLTHMRPTWNISLFHYRNQGADYGKILVGMQVPKSDTKAFNSFLATLGYPYVEETDNPAYRLFLRS; encoded by the coding sequence GGTGTTCTCGTTCAAGCTGCGCGGCGCGTACAACAAGATGGCGCAGCTGCCGCCCGAGCAGCTCAAGCGCGGCGTCATCTGCGCATCGGCCGGCAACCATGCCCAGGGCGTCGCCATGTCGGCGCATCGCATGGGCGTGCGCGCGGTGATCGTGATGCCGGTGACCACGCCGCAGGTGAAGGTCGACGCGGTGAAGGGCCTCGGCGGCGAGGTCGTGCTGGTCGGCGACAGCTACTCCGACGCCTACCAGCACGCGCTGAAGCTGCAGGAAGCGCAGGGCCTGACCTTCGTGCACCCGTTCGACGACCCGGACGTGATCGCGGGCCAGGGCACGATCGCGATGGAGATCCTGCGCCAGCACCAGGGCCCGCTCGACGCGGTGTTCGTCGCGATCGGCGGCGGCGGGCTGGTCTCGGGCGTCGCGAGCTACATCAAGGCCGTGCGCCCCGAGATCAAGGTCATCGGCGTGCAGATGAACGACTCGGACGCGATGCTGCGCTCGGTCACGGCGAAAAAGCGCATGACGCTGGACGACGTCGGCCTGTTCGCCGACGGCACCGCCGTCAAGCTGGTGGGCGAAGAGACGTTCCGCCTCGCGCGCGAACTCGTCGACGAGTTCATCGTGGTCGACACCGATGCCGCCTGCGCCGCGATCAAGGACATCTTCATCGACACGCGCAGCATCGTCGAGCCCTCGGGCGCGCTCGCGGTCGCCGCGATCAAGCAGTACGTCGCCGAGAAGAAGACCAAGGGCGAGACCTACGCGGCGATCCTGTGCGGCGCCAACATGAATTTCGACCGGCTGCGCTTCGTGGCCGAGCGCGCGGAAGTGGGCGAGGAGCGAGAGGCGCTTTTCGCCGTCACGATGCCGGAGGAGCGCGGCAGCTTCCGCCGCTTCCTCGAGGTGATCGGCGCATTGCCGGGCGGCGCGCGCAACGTCACCGAGTTCAACTACCGCATCAGCGACGCCAGCCAGGCGCACGTGTTCGTGGGCCTTACGACGCACGGCAAGGGCGAGTCGGCGCGCATCGCGTCCAACTTCATCAAGCACGGCTTCGCCACCGTGGACCTCACGCATGACGACCTCGCGAAGGAACACGTGCGCTACATGGTGGGTGGCCTCTCGCCGCTGGCGCACGACGAGCGCCTCTTGCGCTTCGTGTTCCCGGAGCGGCCGGGGGCGCTCACGAAGTTCCTCACGCACATGCGGCCCACCTGGAACATCTCGCTCTTCCATTACCGCAACCAGGGCGCCGACTACGGCAAGATCCTCGTGGGCATGCAGGTGCCCAAGAGTGACACCAAGGCCTTCAATTCCTTCCTCGCGACGCTGGGCTATCCCTACGTCGAGGAGACGGACAACCCCGCCTACCGCCTGTTCCTGCGCTCCTGA